Proteins from a single region of Aerococcus viridans:
- a CDS encoding MurR/RpiR family transcriptional regulator has product MVNEFFTSGKSFSEMENSVLEYLKLHKSNLKQLTIQKVADETYISKSTIFRLSKKLGFEGFTDMIYHLSKQDVNVENKDLDTYVRGINEDVRNIFIQNEKALAQFRQMIRANKSALYVIGTGYSGILGEYFYKRCLGKVNLFITRMVLIQIHYT; this is encoded by the coding sequence ATGGTTAACGAATTTTTTACATCCGGTAAATCTTTTTCAGAAATGGAAAATTCAGTTTTAGAATATTTAAAGTTACATAAAAGTAATCTTAAGCAGCTAACTATTCAAAAAGTAGCTGATGAGACGTATATATCAAAGTCGACGATTTTTCGTTTAAGTAAGAAGTTAGGTTTTGAAGGGTTTACGGATATGATATATCACTTGAGTAAACAGGATGTAAATGTTGAAAATAAGGACCTAGATACCTACGTCAGGGGCATTAATGAAGATGTGAGAAATATTTTCATACAAAATGAAAAGGCACTAGCACAATTTAGACAAATGATACGAGCAAATAAAAGTGCCTTATACGTAATTGGAACGGGGTATTCTGGTATTTTAGGTGAGTATTTTTATAAAAGGTGCTTGGGAAAGGTGAACTTGTTTATTACGCGAATGGTGCTGATTCAAATACATTATACTTAA
- a CDS encoding glycosyltransferase, which produces MNILHIAAVSFNKKSGTSVVIPKIVEEQNRLKNTNVALLNYSRNVELTDKQINENYNFDYIPYNKQLKSLEGLSVPFDRPDIVIIHGVYQWRINDLIKEIIKKEIPYILVPHGSITVTAQNQNKIKKQIGNKLFFNSIVKNAKKIQYLSSGEAEASTGWSSNYFVLGNGIDIPKKSNKRNFKNKNNQPININYIGRLDISHKGLDYLLESVNIIKRHLEDNFISINIYGPGKKNNEEKISKYIKENKLDKIVNMMGPIYGIEKEEMFLNTDINILLSRHEGLPTTVLEALSYGIPTLLTPGTNLADEVEKNKCGWKVEADTKEISSKIKQVLINSTEEEIDEYKANATKFVEVNYGWEKISTIALEEYGKIVSLQKTKGKTL; this is translated from the coding sequence TTGAACATTTTACACATAGCAGCTGTTTCTTTTAACAAAAAGTCTGGAACTAGTGTTGTTATACCTAAGATAGTTGAGGAGCAAAATAGACTTAAAAATACAAATGTAGCATTATTAAATTATAGTAGGAATGTAGAACTTACTGATAAACAAATTAACGAAAATTATAATTTTGATTATATCCCATACAATAAGCAGCTTAAATCACTTGAAGGGTTATCTGTTCCGTTTGATAGGCCGGATATAGTGATAATACATGGAGTATACCAGTGGAGGATAAATGATCTAATTAAAGAAATTATAAAAAAGGAGATTCCTTATATTCTCGTGCCTCATGGATCTATAACGGTTACTGCCCAAAACCAAAATAAAATAAAAAAACAAATTGGTAATAAACTATTTTTCAATAGCATTGTTAAAAATGCAAAAAAAATTCAGTACCTATCTAGTGGAGAGGCGGAAGCTTCTACGGGATGGAGTAGTAATTATTTTGTGTTAGGAAACGGTATAGATATACCAAAGAAAAGTAATAAGCGAAACTTTAAAAATAAAAATAATCAGCCAATAAATATTAACTATATAGGAAGATTAGATATTAGCCATAAAGGGTTAGATTATTTATTGGAATCTGTGAATATAATCAAAAGACATTTAGAGGATAATTTCATTAGTATAAATATATATGGTCCTGGTAAGAAGAATAATGAAGAAAAAATTTCTAAATATATAAAAGAGAATAAATTAGATAAAATTGTAAATATGATGGGACCAATATACGGTATTGAAAAGGAAGAAATGTTCTTAAATACTGATATAAATATATTATTATCAAGACACGAAGGATTGCCTACAACTGTTCTAGAAGCTCTTTCTTATGGTATTCCTACACTATTAACACCAGGTACTAACCTTGCAGATGAAGTAGAAAAAAATAAATGCGGTTGGAAAGTTGAAGCTGATACTAAAGAAATCTCTAGTAAAATTAAACAAGTTTTAATCAATTCTACAGAAGAAGAGATTGATGAGTATAAGGCAAATGCAACCAAGTTTGTAGAAGTTAATTATGGATGGGAAAAAATAAGCACTATCGCTCTTGAAGAATATGGGAAAATAGTAAGCTTACAAAAAACAAAAGGGAAAACTTTATGA
- a CDS encoding IS3 family transposase, with the protein MTIYLNHYCEEKANHKCVCRVMTHLGIKSVIRKKRYHYKPHKPQNVAENVLNREFKKTYKANEVLLTDVTELKYNNHSKAYLSAVLDYGEKKIIAWKLGISNNNHLVAETFKQIEGQLLPNKTLIHSDRGYQYTSHWFKEYIKRNEVIQSMSRPGYCIDNGPMESFWGILKDDCYRRRHFEYFEDLESAINTYINFYNSKRVTLSMGLRIPL; encoded by the coding sequence ATGACGATTTATTTGAATCACTATTGTGAGGAGAAAGCTAATCATAAATGTGTATGCAGAGTAATGACTCATTTAGGTATAAAATCAGTTATTCGTAAGAAACGATACCACTATAAACCGCATAAACCACAAAATGTAGCTGAAAATGTGTTAAATCGCGAATTCAAAAAAACTTATAAAGCAAATGAAGTCCTGTTAACTGATGTAACAGAATTAAAATACAATAACCACTCTAAAGCCTATTTGAGTGCAGTTTTGGATTATGGTGAGAAGAAAATTATTGCGTGGAAATTAGGAATTTCCAATAACAACCACCTCGTAGCTGAAACATTTAAGCAAATTGAAGGTCAACTGTTACCAAATAAGACTTTGATACATAGTGATCGTGGTTATCAGTATACTTCCCATTGGTTCAAAGAATATATAAAGAGAAATGAGGTTATACAAAGTATGTCGAGACCAGGCTATTGTATTGATAACGGACCTATGGAAAGTTTCTGGGGCATCCTTAAGGATGATTGTTATAGAAGAAGACATTTTGAATATTTTGAAGATTTAGAGAGCGCCATTAATACTTACATTAACTTTTATAACTCGAAACGCGTTACTTTATCAATGGGATTACGGATTCCATTATAA
- a CDS encoding YdcF family protein — MKGINLVRLAGFFAGMSIAVGLVCVITISNLIVDEEPKVSDIIVVPEGASERAGEAVDLLEAGYSRSGKIIVSPLTQSNLDFYVGAGAPSDALINEGNATSTYTNARNTLKMMQEMGYDSAIITSSDYHMLRTKMIYERQNRHYGFDLTYVATYHDVAGEEVTWWQANRQAGFKEIKKFWGYMFFLYHWVDED; from the coding sequence ATGAAAGGAATTAATCTTGTTCGACTTGCGGGCTTTTTTGCCGGCATGAGTATCGCTGTTGGGTTAGTATGTGTGATTACCATCAGTAACCTCATTGTTGATGAGGAACCGAAAGTATCGGATATTATTGTTGTACCAGAAGGCGCTAGTGAGCGGGCTGGTGAAGCAGTTGATTTGCTTGAAGCAGGTTATTCACGGTCAGGAAAAATTATTGTAAGTCCACTAACCCAGTCAAATCTAGATTTTTATGTGGGAGCGGGTGCACCAAGTGATGCTTTAATTAACGAAGGGAACGCTACGTCTACCTATACCAACGCACGAAACACCTTGAAGATGATGCAAGAAATGGGCTATGATTCAGCCATTATTACTTCATCTGACTACCATATGCTGCGGACAAAAATGATTTACGAACGGCAAAATCGCCATTACGGGTTTGATTTAACATACGTCGCTACCTATCATGATGTTGCCGGTGAGGAAGTGACTTGGTGGCAAGCCAATCGTCAAGCTGGCTTTAAAGAAATCAAGAAATTTTGGGGCTACATGTTCTTCCTTTACCATTGGGTAGATGAAGACTAG
- a CDS encoding SIS domain-containing protein translates to MLGKGELVYYANGADSNTLYLNNLNRISNIICISKSGETALVNNKAMIAKEHGKGVISFTHSSDNTLAKQSDIAFIVDDNQFLDRNNVYSTHFYSLLFLYLEYVIEESFK, encoded by the coding sequence GTGCTTGGGAAAGGTGAACTTGTTTATTACGCGAATGGTGCTGATTCAAATACATTATACTTAAACAACCTAAATCGTATTTCAAACATTATCTGTATTTCTAAAAGCGGGGAAACAGCACTGGTCAATAATAAGGCCATGATTGCGAAAGAACATGGTAAAGGGGTGATTTCTTTCACGCATTCCTCTGACAATACGTTGGCCAAGCAATCAGATATCGCTTTTATAGTAGATGATAACCAGTTTTTAGATCGTAATAATGTATATTCAACCCACTTTTATTCTTTACTCTTTCTTTACTTGGAGTATGTCATTGAAGAATCGTTTAAATAG
- a CDS encoding transposase family protein: protein MGLKKSRITLTNISGLPAYLELRKQRYHCRECDSYFTAKSEVVGDNYFIYKRVKRMILDFATNAWSLKDIATACNVSGEETSGKLTYIPIIGILIFKLRACDACGVKNESTEDIIKYGFRTTFVRLPDGPANLADYDIEVVEVLLDDFDEKSHFPYITVEILGSVKNLDVIKVHLRGVDKLFVNSGSYFNDEWTEGQMAKLFKIFHTYVIGRPNGYSEGVYWQ, encoded by the coding sequence ATGGGGCTAAAAAAATCCAGAATCACGCTAACAAATATATCAGGGTTACCTGCCTACCTTGAATTACGAAAACAACGCTATCACTGTAGAGAATGTGATAGCTACTTCACTGCTAAATCAGAGGTAGTCGGTGATAACTATTTTATTTATAAGCGCGTTAAACGGATGATATTAGACTTTGCTACCAATGCGTGGTCACTTAAAGATATCGCAACGGCATGCAACGTTTCTGGTGAAGAAACTTCAGGCAAACTGACTTATATCCCAATTATCGGTATCCTTATATTCAAGCTTAGGGCTTGTGATGCGTGTGGAGTCAAAAATGAATCGACTGAAGATATTATTAAGTATGGCTTTAGAACGACATTTGTAAGATTACCTGATGGTCCGGCGAATTTGGCTGATTATGATATTGAGGTTGTAGAAGTGCTTTTGGATGATTTTGATGAGAAATCTCATTTTCCCTATATAACTGTTGAAATCCTTGGTAGTGTGAAGAATTTGGATGTGATAAAAGTGCATTTACGTGGAGTAGATAAGCTGTTTGTTAATAGTGGCAGCTACTTTAATGATGAGTGGACTGAAGGGCAAATGGCTAAGCTATTTAAGATTTTTCATACCTATGTTATTGGCAGACCAAATGGGTACTCCGAGGGTGTTTACTGGCAATAG
- a CDS encoding EpsG family protein, which translates to MNRGLTTIVLFLFLFILSAFRSDSVGTDTQNYIQTFKIISTAASLNFESFDMEAGYLFFNKILAILFNNPQWLLITTSAIVFTGVGIIVYRYSKNIWMSTFLFFGLNFFTSSMNTTRTFLSLVILLFSIQFIFKNDFFKFLIVVMVATTFHQSAIIFIIAWFISKIKLNKFTLLIFTSLNLLIFLFLPLLLRLIVIVFPTYLNYLSSSFYEDGVKLASVINFSINLLIFIIIYLLYNSSYVNRELMRPEDINIFNKSLNILLIGVSLSFLAIRFSLLTRVSYYFMIMSILLLPNVTKLVKKRNLRMALMFTIIFIFFMYTMIVNAIRPEWDSIYPYKFFWNN; encoded by the coding sequence ATGAATAGAGGGTTGACTACAATTGTATTATTCCTATTTTTGTTTATACTATCTGCTTTTCGCTCAGATAGTGTAGGTACAGATACACAAAATTATATTCAGACATTTAAAATAATTTCAACTGCAGCTTCGTTAAACTTTGAATCTTTTGATATGGAGGCGGGTTATTTATTTTTTAATAAAATTCTAGCAATATTATTTAATAATCCTCAATGGTTATTAATAACTACAAGCGCAATTGTATTTACTGGGGTTGGCATTATTGTATATAGATACTCAAAAAATATATGGATGAGTACATTTTTGTTTTTTGGACTAAATTTTTTTACATCATCGATGAATACAACCAGAACCTTCTTATCTTTAGTGATACTTTTATTCTCTATTCAGTTTATTTTTAAAAACGACTTTTTTAAATTTTTAATAGTTGTTATGGTAGCAACCACTTTTCACCAAAGTGCTATTATATTCATAATAGCATGGTTTATTTCAAAAATTAAATTGAATAAATTTACACTCCTAATTTTCACAAGCTTAAATTTACTAATCTTTTTGTTTTTGCCATTACTGCTTAGGTTAATAGTGATTGTATTTCCCACATATTTGAATTACTTGAGTAGTAGTTTTTACGAAGATGGCGTTAAATTAGCTAGTGTCATAAATTTTTCTATTAATTTACTAATATTTATAATAATTTATTTACTGTACAATTCTTCATATGTTAATAGGGAACTAATGCGTCCAGAAGATATCAATATATTTAATAAAAGTCTAAACATTCTCCTTATTGGCGTTTCTCTCTCTTTTTTAGCAATTAGATTTAGTTTACTAACTAGAGTTAGCTATTACTTCATGATAATGTCAATTTTATTACTTCCGAATGTAACAAAGTTGGTAAAGAAAAGAAATCTTCGAATGGCTTTAATGTTCACTATAATTTTTATTTTCTTTATGTATACAATGATAGTAAATGCCATTAGACCAGAATGGGATTCGATTTATCCATATAAATTTTTTTGGAATAATTAA
- a CDS encoding helix-turn-helix domain-containing protein, whose amino-acid sequence MNRKVYSADVLEKYILMFIKDGINYPTLVTEYGLSIHNTIFYQYDNKYRKYGLEALKPRKLNNIYSEEFKQEVVNAYLNDEGSLRDLTLRFNVPAVATVSYWIMKYTEGKSSKSYSTKPELYTMKMRKTTTSERIEMVKDCLSNNLSYMQTAKKYQVSYNNVYLWVQKYKKHGSEGLIDGRGRRKPSTIQTETEQLRTEIATLKAKNEYLKTENAVLKKLEEIERGSILKEHDMKRNFKPSPA is encoded by the coding sequence ATGAATAGAAAAGTATATTCTGCAGATGTGTTAGAAAAATATATTCTGATGTTCATCAAAGATGGTATAAATTATCCAACTTTGGTAACAGAGTATGGGTTATCGATACATAATACAATATTCTATCAATATGATAATAAATATCGAAAGTATGGTTTAGAGGCTTTGAAACCTAGAAAATTAAATAATATATATTCTGAAGAATTTAAACAAGAGGTAGTTAATGCTTATTTAAACGATGAGGGATCTCTTCGAGATCTAACACTAAGATTCAATGTTCCTGCTGTAGCAACTGTAAGTTATTGGATAATGAAGTATACTGAGGGTAAAAGTAGTAAGAGTTACAGTACGAAACCCGAGTTGTACACTATGAAAATGAGAAAAACAACGACCAGTGAGCGAATAGAAATGGTCAAGGATTGTTTATCCAATAACTTATCATATATGCAAACAGCAAAAAAATATCAAGTATCTTATAATAACGTTTACTTATGGGTTCAAAAATATAAAAAACATGGAAGTGAAGGCCTAATAGATGGACGAGGACGCCGAAAACCTTCTACGATTCAAACTGAAACTGAACAGTTACGTACAGAAATAGCTACTTTAAAAGCTAAAAATGAGTACTTAAAAACAGAGAATGCGGTATTAAAAAAGCTCGAGGAGATAGAAAGAGGGTCGATATTAAAAGAGCACGATATGAAGCGGAATTTCAAACCATCTCCTGCCTAA
- the wecB gene encoding non-hydrolyzing UDP-N-acetylglucosamine 2-epimerase — translation MKKIMVVFGTRPEAIKMSPVVKELKARKSIQTIVCVTGQHKEMLEQVLSTFDIIPDYNLEIMKDNQSLFDVTINILDRIKIVLEKENPDVVLVHGDTSTTFVTSLACYYKQIPVGHIEAGLRTNNIYSPFPEEFNRQAVGLVAKYHFAPTISAKDNLLSEGKNSDDVYVTGNTAIDALKTTVNDTYTHDYLDWASDSRLILITAHRRENLGKPMENMFKAIKRIIDETPDVKAIYPIHMNPMVRDAAEKILGQVDRIKIIDPLEVVDFHNFIARSYLILTDSGGIQEEAPGLGVPVLVMRETTERPEGIRAGTLKLVGTDEEVIYKTFKELLENQQIYDSMSNASNPYGDGTAAKQIVNILEKN, via the coding sequence ATGAAAAAAATAATGGTAGTATTTGGAACCAGACCGGAAGCCATTAAGATGAGTCCTGTGGTAAAAGAATTAAAAGCGCGAAAGTCAATTCAAACGATTGTTTGTGTTACAGGTCAACATAAAGAGATGTTGGAACAAGTTTTGAGTACATTTGATATTATACCGGATTATAATTTAGAAATTATGAAAGATAACCAATCACTATTTGATGTGACTATCAATATTTTAGACCGTATTAAGATAGTTTTGGAAAAAGAGAATCCTGATGTTGTTTTAGTTCATGGTGATACATCTACTACATTTGTAACTTCATTAGCTTGTTATTATAAACAAATTCCAGTAGGTCATATTGAAGCAGGTTTGCGGACGAATAATATATACTCTCCATTTCCCGAAGAGTTTAATAGGCAAGCTGTAGGATTAGTTGCAAAATATCATTTTGCACCGACAATATCAGCAAAAGATAATCTTCTAAGTGAAGGGAAAAATTCTGATGATGTGTATGTAACAGGAAATACAGCTATCGATGCTTTAAAGACTACAGTAAACGATACATATACTCATGATTATTTGGATTGGGCATCAGATAGTAGGCTAATTTTAATTACTGCACACAGAAGAGAAAACTTAGGTAAGCCCATGGAAAATATGTTTAAAGCTATTAAACGAATTATAGATGAGACACCCGATGTTAAAGCAATTTATCCTATCCATATGAATCCAATGGTTAGGGACGCTGCAGAGAAAATTTTAGGACAAGTGGACAGAATTAAAATAATTGATCCTTTAGAAGTTGTTGATTTTCATAACTTTATAGCGCGTTCTTATTTAATTTTAACTGATAGCGGGGGTATCCAAGAAGAGGCCCCTGGACTTGGTGTACCAGTACTAGTAATGAGGGAAACTACTGAAAGACCTGAAGGTATACGAGCAGGTACTTTAAAATTAGTTGGAACAGATGAAGAAGTAATTTATAAAACTTTTAAAGAGCTTCTAGAAAATCAACAGATTTATGATTCAATGAGCAATGCGAGCAATCCTTATGGAGATGGTACGGCTGCAAAACAAATTGTAAATATATTAGAAAAGAACTAA
- a CDS encoding glycosyltransferase, with protein MSLFIIFWANIGYPLSILAIGKVIKRDNKKNYSNKPSVTVMVVAHNEEKVIENKLINLKELNYPKENIKFLIASDNSTDNTNRIVEEYQKKNPDFPLELYISKEHKGKTNAQNEAQKRVQTEYLVMTDANSMIDKDAIIELMSSFTSDNIAYVTGKLQYINEKSSTTSSNESFYWKLDLTVREIESRIQTITAGNGALYAIKNDKYYDFNPINSHDSMMPLFFALKKERAIANHQALVYEKAGETISDEYGRKVRMNRALLSHIIPDIRILNVFKFRWFSYFYLGHRTARNLLWLAHALLLISNVFLALYARFYFYAFIIHIAILILGLFKPFYSSNNRYINLIHYYVITIIAQWNGIINILSGKAKPVWEKAESTRQ; from the coding sequence ATGAGTTTGTTTATAATTTTTTGGGCTAACATAGGGTATCCTTTATCAATTTTAGCGATAGGAAAAGTAATTAAGCGAGATAATAAAAAAAACTATTCAAATAAACCTTCGGTTACTGTCATGGTAGTTGCCCACAATGAGGAAAAGGTTATTGAAAATAAATTAATAAATCTAAAAGAGTTGAATTATCCTAAAGAAAATATCAAGTTTTTAATAGCATCGGATAATAGTACGGATAATACCAATAGAATAGTAGAAGAATATCAGAAAAAAAATCCTGATTTCCCTTTAGAACTGTATATATCCAAAGAGCATAAAGGTAAGACCAACGCACAAAATGAAGCACAAAAAAGAGTACAAACAGAATACTTAGTAATGACAGATGCAAATTCTATGATTGATAAAGATGCTATTATTGAACTAATGTCTAGTTTTACATCAGATAATATCGCGTATGTAACAGGAAAATTACAATATATAAATGAAAAATCTAGTACAACCAGTTCAAATGAATCTTTTTATTGGAAACTAGATTTAACTGTTAGAGAAATAGAAAGTAGAATTCAGACTATTACTGCAGGCAATGGGGCTTTATATGCAATAAAAAATGATAAATATTACGATTTCAATCCCATAAATAGTCATGATAGTATGATGCCTCTATTTTTTGCACTTAAGAAAGAAAGAGCAATTGCTAATCATCAGGCATTAGTTTATGAAAAAGCTGGTGAGACTATTTCGGATGAGTATGGGCGTAAGGTTAGGATGAACAGAGCACTACTGTCGCATATTATACCTGATATAAGAATACTAAACGTTTTTAAATTTCGCTGGTTTTCTTATTTTTATCTAGGACATAGAACCGCACGTAATTTATTGTGGTTAGCTCATGCTTTGTTGTTAATTTCAAACGTATTTTTGGCATTGTATGCTCGATTTTATTTTTACGCTTTTATAATTCATATTGCTATATTAATTTTAGGCTTATTTAAACCATTTTATAGCAGCAATAATAGGTATATAAATTTAATTCATTATTATGTTATAACGATAATAGCACAATGGAATGGTATAATAAATATTTTAAGTGGAAAAGCGAAACCGGTTTGGGAAAAAGCAGAAAGTACAAGACAATAG
- a CDS encoding flippase, translating to MNQLNKILKNSNINNGIWLYMLQIFNTVIPLITLPYVTRVLGAKQYGDFAIALNIINYMVVMVDYGFNLSATRKVALNNSKEGLNRLFSTIVIIKQFLLLIALIILITYLYFSDYNQTQNLVFMVLFISLIGYSLQHNWLFQGLQQMKFISIINITGRSISILLTFLLVKGPNDLIIYGLLYSISPVIGGIMSVLLALTKFKLKFVKVHIDNLVEELRDGWYVFTTSFSSKVFGSIGITFLGIFSSSSIVGIYSAINKIPTTLLMVWQPISQILYPISSKKMEKSFTEGLSSVKKNSKYIVPIFIIVALAIAIFSESIIKLVFGNEYYIYSYWIFPLLGWMIFSIVNNFMGVQILLAAGFEKEYSNAFQISICINIFLNFVLIKLFEGNGAAIAPFLSELILTFILSLKIKGKFKNGGQK from the coding sequence GTGAATCAATTAAATAAAATTTTGAAAAATAGTAATATTAATAATGGAATATGGTTATACATGCTCCAAATATTCAATACTGTAATACCATTAATAACGTTACCTTATGTGACTAGAGTTTTAGGAGCTAAACAGTACGGAGATTTTGCAATAGCATTAAACATTATAAATTACATGGTTGTTATGGTAGATTATGGTTTTAATCTATCAGCGACTCGAAAAGTTGCTCTAAACAATAGCAAAGAAGGCTTAAATAGATTATTTTCTACAATTGTAATCATCAAACAGTTTTTGCTACTAATTGCTTTGATTATTCTTATAACATATTTATATTTTTCCGACTATAATCAAACTCAAAATTTGGTATTTATGGTTTTATTTATTTCATTGATAGGATATTCGTTACAGCATAACTGGTTGTTTCAAGGATTACAACAAATGAAATTTATTTCTATAATTAATATAACAGGTAGGTCAATATCAATATTACTAACATTTTTGTTAGTTAAAGGCCCAAACGATTTAATAATTTATGGTTTGTTATACTCAATTTCTCCTGTTATTGGAGGGATTATGTCGGTTTTACTGGCTTTGACAAAATTTAAACTAAAGTTTGTTAAAGTACACATAGATAATCTTGTTGAAGAATTGAGGGACGGTTGGTATGTCTTTACTACTTCCTTTAGTAGTAAAGTATTCGGGTCAATTGGAATTACCTTTCTAGGAATATTTTCTTCTAGTAGTATAGTTGGAATTTATTCAGCTATAAATAAGATCCCAACGACGCTACTTATGGTATGGCAACCTATAAGCCAAATACTGTATCCTATCTCCAGCAAAAAAATGGAGAAATCTTTCACTGAGGGTCTGTCATCAGTGAAAAAAAATTCCAAATATATTGTTCCCATTTTTATCATAGTAGCATTAGCTATCGCTATATTTTCAGAATCAATAATAAAATTAGTTTTCGGAAATGAGTATTATATTTATAGTTATTGGATATTTCCTTTACTAGGATGGATGATATTTTCAATAGTGAATAATTTTATGGGCGTGCAAATTCTATTAGCAGCAGGTTTTGAAAAAGAGTACAGCAACGCATTTCAAATTAGTATTTGTATTAATATATTTTTGAATTTTGTATTAATAAAACTTTTTGAAGGAAATGGTGCAGCAATTGCTCCATTTTTATCTGAACTGATACTTACATTTATCCTAAGTTTAAAAATAAAAGGAAAATTTAAAAATGGAGGTCAAAAATAA